In the genome of Dermacentor silvarum isolate Dsil-2018 chromosome 1, BIME_Dsil_1.4, whole genome shotgun sequence, one region contains:
- the LOC119441387 gene encoding mucin-19-like: MAGVCFACDPQEGKKKGEAVAEAADEAPADDGDPAITGFVGNEDSTQSKVRKNIPITEEESSSIASTITASRDKRLARKDHQEKEKSPSRAGRDKRTAKKIQSSRKDSSGGNPREANHMAIKRHASEEVSSTSTGDTSRTRSSSSGTGQKRGTRTAHKWSKASGQSRTAKNTRRPRSSSSSGGSSRLKRRTRSRSPARSLSSSSSGSSIRRGVKRDRRSWSTTSSEMSEYKRKTKKARLSGATSTVSSGESSMGAKRQRRWRSLSRDSRHKHRVKGRSVSESSTLSTMGDSRKTKKNHRDGRRSSSTSSNHERRHSKDASSSSRSSSTASTRRSHNAKAVATGKNSGDAVKEATMMAKTPRASKLKPAPAGKKSSGQAASAIRRPTRELKARTSEDEGRSQETAAPSGQAASTVKSSTCKLKAKTSEDEGRSQETAAPNAGMHVESTAGTAQKRKATASQGAGGAQKTDALPGTIATHKREAKTSGHAASAERTVPMPGPATTRTRKAKTSKDAGGFGQTERTRKLKVKASEDAGRAQTTQPAPGPAPTRKLKAKTSGDAGSAKTQPMSGPATSRTPKAKTSEDVGGFQKTEKAAGTSRKCKATSEDAGAKGGTGNAVSATTTKRKTKTDEYGESSQKTESMAKIDIMRKRKATTPEDAQTSKKTEITTTAKNAVHGPQEMQKVKVRNQRQH, translated from the coding sequence ATGGCTGGGGTCTGCTTCGCTTGCGACCCGCAGGAGGGAAAGAAGAAAGGTGAAGCCGTTGCCGAAGCAGCCGATGAGGCACCTGCGGACGACGGCGACCCTGCCATAACCGGGTTTGTCGGCAATGAAGATTCAACTCAGAGCAAGGTTCGGAAAAATATACCCATTACTGAGGAGGAGTCATCAAGCATCGCTTCGACTATAACTGCTAGCCGCGACAAGCGCCTAGCGAGGAAGGACcaccaagaaaaagaaaagtcacCGAGCAGAGCCGGACGCGACAAGCGTACTGCCAAGAAAATTCAGAGCTCAAGGAAAGACTCGTCTGGTGGAAACCCAAGAGAGGCAAATCACATGGCCATAAAAAGGCACGCGTCAGAGGAAGTGTCTTCAACAAGCACTGGCGACACAAGCAGAACTAGGTCATCGAGCAGCGGTACAGGACAGAAGCGCGGGACTCGGACGGCCCACAAATGGAGCAAAGCTAGCGGACAGAGCCGAACTGCTAAGAATACTCGGCGACCAAGGAGCTCGTCTTCTAGCGGCGGCAGCAGTCGGCTTAAGCGCAGAACGAGAAGCCGAAGCCCTGCAAGAAGCCTGTCAtcgagcagcagcggcagcagtatTAGGCGTGGCGTTAAGAGAGACCGGAGATCATGGAGCACGACTTCAAGCGAAATGAGTGAGTACAAACGTAAAACCAAGAAAGCGCGCCTTTCTGGAGCTACGTCGACGGTGAGCAGTGGCGAGAGCTCAATGGGAGCCAAACGACAGCGTCGATGGCGAAGCTTGTCAAGAGACAGCCGCCACAAGCACAGGGTTAAAGGGCGATCTGTGTCGGAGAGCAGCACGCTAAGCACCATGGGGGACAGTCGCAAGACAAAGAAGAATCACCGTGATGGACGCCGCTCTTCGAGCACTAGCAGCAACCACGAGCGCCGACACTCAAAAGACGCCTCGTCAAGTAGTCGTTCATCATCCACGGCATCGACGCGTAGGAGCCACAATGCGAAGGCAGTGGCGACTGGAAAGAACAGTGGGGATGCTGTTAAAGAAGCCACAATGATGGCAAAAACTCCGAGAGCGTCAAAGCTTAAACCCGCACCCGCGGGAAAGAAATCGAGTGGTCAAGCGGCTTCTGCAATTCGGAGACCGACGCGCGAACTCAAAGCCAGGACGTCGGAAGACGAGGGGCGCAGTCAAGAGACCGCGGCACCGAGCGGCCAAGCGGCTTCTACAGTGAAGAGTTCGACGTGCAAACTAAAAGCCAAGACGTCGGAAGACGAGGGGCGCAGTCAAGAGACCGCTGCACCGAATGCGGGAATGCATGTTGAGTCAACAGCAGGAACAGCGCAAAAACGCAAAGCCACTGCATCCCAAGGCGCAGGAGGTGCTCAGAAAACTGATGCACTGCCAGGAACGATTGCGACGCATAAACGCGAGGCCAAAACGTCTGGGCATGCCGCCAGCGCTGAGAGGACTGTGCCGATGCCTGGACCTGCAACGACGCGGACGCGCAAAGCTAAGACATCTAAGGACGCGGGTGGCTTTGGGCAAACTGAACGTACGCGTAAACTTAAGGTAAAGGCATCCGAAGATGCTGGCAGAGCTCAGACGACTCAGCCGGCGCCAGGACCTGCACCTACGCGTAAACTCAAGGCTAAGACGTCCGGAGACGCTGGCAGCGCGAAGACTCAGCCGATGTCAGGACCTGCAACGTCACGTACACCCAAAGCCAAGACATCTGAAGACGTTGGTGGCTTTCAGAAGACCGAGAAAGCTGCAGGAACATCGCGAAAGTGCAAAGCAACATCTGAAGATGCAGGAGCCAAAGGCGGGACTGggaatgcagtaagcgcaaccACCACAAAACGCAAAACGAAGACGGATGAATACGGAGAGAGTAGTCAGAAGACTGAGTCGATGGCTAAAATAGACATTATGAgaaagcgcaaagccacgacgcCGGAAGACGCACAAACCTCTAAAAAGACGGAGATCACAACCACGGCTAAAAACGCAGTACATGGACCTCAGGAGATGCAGAAAGTGAAAGTGCGAAATCAACGACAACACTGA